One part of the Lycorma delicatula isolate Av1 chromosome 7, ASM4794821v1, whole genome shotgun sequence genome encodes these proteins:
- the Rab4 gene encoding RAS oncogene family member Rab4 has translation MSESYDFLFKFLVIGSAGSGKSCLLHQFIENKFKNDSSHTIGVEFGSKIVHVAGKSVKLQIWDTAGQERFRSVTRSYYRGAAGALLVFDITNRESFNALTDWLADARSLASPNIIILLVGNKKDLEADREVTFLEASQFAQENELMFLETSAKSGENVEESFLKCSKSILAKIQSGELDPERIGSGIQYGDSTTRRLLQEKNRRQPDCFCRM, from the exons attttcttttcaaatttcttgTAATTGGAAGTGCTGGATCTGGAAAATCATGTCTTCTGCATCAATTTATAGAGAACAAGT ttaagAATGATAGTAGTCATACAATAGGTGTTGAATTTGGTTCGAAGATAGTTCATGTTGCTGGTAAAtctgtaaaattacaaatatgggATACAGCTGGTCAAGAAAGATTTAG ATCAGTTACTAGAAGTTATTACCGTGGTGCAGCAGGTGCACTCCTAGTATTTGATATAACAAACAGAGAAAGTTTTAACGCATTGACTGATTGGCTAGCTGATGCAAGATCTTTAGCTAGTCCTAACATTATTATATTGCTTGTTGGTAATAAAAAAGACTTAGAGGCTGATAGAGAAGTTACCTTTTTAGAAGCAAGCCAGTTTGCACAAGAGAATG aattaatgtTTCTTGAAACAAGTGCTAAATCTGGTGAAAATGTAGAAGAATCTTTTTTGAAATGTTCCAAAAGTATTTTGGCCAAAATACAGTCAG GTGAATTAGATCCAGAACGTATTGGTTCAGGTATACAGTATGGTGATTCTACAACGCGAAGActcttacaagaaaaaaatcgcCGTCAACCAGATTGTTTCTgcagaatgtaa